TGCACCCGCCCGTCGGGGCGCAGCGTCCGCCGCAGCGCGGGTGCGAAGGCGCGGTCGCTGAAGAGACGGCGCTGCCGGTGGCGTGTCTTGGGCCACGGGTCGGGGAAGTAGATGTGATAGGCGGCGACCGAGGCGTCCGGCACGAGCCGGCGCACCACGCAGCGCGCATCGCCGCCGACGACCCGCACGTTGGCGAGACCCGCCGCCGCCGCCCGCCCCGCGAGCTCGGTGGCCATGCCGCTGGCGTGCTCGACGGCGAAGAAGTTCGTCTCCCGCGCCGCCCGCGCCCAGGCGAGCAGGATCTCGCCGCGCCCGGGCCCGATCTCGAACTCGACGGGACGGTCGTCGCCGAAGACGGCGTGCCAGGGAATCGGGGACAGACGACGGTCGGCCATGGACGGAGACGAGGCTTGTAACCGCCGGATCGGGCTCGCGCGAGTCGGCCGCGCGGCAAGCGATGCCCGGCAGGTCCTGCCGTAGCGGCAGGACCTGCCGGGTCGCGTCGCCCGTAGACATGGACGTCGGGCTGGCGCCGGGCTTGCAGAACGCCGGCGTGGTTCCGACGATTTGCGACGCGGTGGGCGCACCCATCCCCGGCCTCTCCGGGGTGCGTCCGGCGCCGACCCCGGTGCCGTTCGCCGAGGTGTTGCGCAACCTGCGCCTGCGGCCCACCACGACCGGCGTTGCCGCACCCGGCGGGGTCACGGCGCGGACGGCGACCCTGCCGGCGGGCTTCGCACCGCGGATCGGGCGGCCGAGCGCGCCGGCGCCGGGATCGTCCGGCGTCGGGGCGCTGGTGCCGTCGCCGTTCCCCATGCTGCCCTCGCCGTTGCGGACGGCGAGCAGCGACGAGACCGTCGCCGTGCCGGCGGCGGCGACGGACGACACCGCCGCCGCAACGCCCCGTGACGCCGGTCGACGGCGCGATACCGACGGGCTGGTGGCGGAGATCCACCGCTCGGCGCGCAGCGCGGGGGTGGACCCGGCGCTCTCGGTGGCGGTCGCACGCGCCGAGTCGAGCCTCGATCCGACGGCACGCAGCGCGGACGGTCTCAGCAAGGGGACGTTCCAGGTGACCTGGTACACCGAGGCCGAGATGAAGAAGAAGATCGCACGCGGCACGGTCGAGCGCCCCGAGGGCAGCGACGACGTCGCGCTCGGCGTCGGCTATCTGCGCTATCTGCACGACCTCTTCGGGCGCGAGGCCAAGCTCGGGGGTGGGCTCGCGACGACGCCGATCGTCGACCCGAGCGAGCGCCGCCTGTTCGCGGTCGCCGCCTACAACGCCGGCGAGGGCCGCGTCGCGCGGGCACAGGCGCGCGCCGAGCGCGCCGGCCTCGACCCGACCGACTTCGACCACGTGCGGCCGTTCCTGCCGCGGATCACGCAGGGCTACGTGACGCGCGTCACGCAGTACACGGGCGAGGAACGGGCGCGGCCGACGCTCGCGTGAGCGGCGTGCGTCAGGCGGGCGCCGGAGATGGTCCGCCCGGCAGACCGGGCTCGTTCGCGCTCGCCGCCGGGGCCAGCTCGCCGAGGAACTCGAGCAGCCAGCGGTTCACCAGGTCGGGCCGCTCCTGCTGCACCCAGTGCCCGGAGTCGGGCACGTAGCGCACGTCGATCCCGCCGGGTACGAGCGGCTCGAGACCGAAGGTCAGCTCCTTGCCGAGCGCGACGTCCTGCTCGCCCCAGATGAGCATCGTCGGGCAGGTGATCTTCGGCCAGTCGTCGAACGTGCGACGCGGCGGCGGCAGCTCGCGGTCGCCGTGCAGGAAGCGGCGTACGAACGCGGGCAGGGCGGCCTGGGCGTTCGGGTCGCGGAACGCCGCGCGGTAGTAGTTGATCGCGCTGCGCAGCGCGCCGGCGTGGCTCGCGGCGTCACGCAGCCGCTGCACGTCCTCGTCGTTGATCGCCTCCTTCTGGATCGCCGACTGGCGGACGGCGTTGCCGACCGGCCAGGCGTGCTGGAGGCCCATGAGGAACTCGGGCAGCCACGGGATCTGGAAGAAGAACATGTACCAGCTGCGCGCGAGCTGACGCAGGTTACCCTGGAAGTGCTGCGCGAGCACCGCCGGATGCGGGCAGTTCATGACCACGAGCTTGCGCGTCATCGCGGGGCGCTCCATCGCGAACGTCCAGGCGACGCCGCCGCCCCAGTCGTGCCCGACGATCACCGCGCGCTCCTGGCCGAAGGCGCGGATGATGCCTTCGACGTCGGCCACCAGCTCGTCGATCGCGTAGGCGGCCACCTGGGCCGGCTTCTCGCTCTCGTTGTAGCCGCGGAGGTCCGGCGCCACGACCGTGAAATGGGGCGCCAGCGCGGCGATCTGATGCCGCCAGGAGTACCAGAACTCCGGAAAGCCGTGCAGGAGGACGACCAGCGGTCCGCTGCCGTCGACGACGCAGTGGAGGCGGACGCCGTTGGTCTCGATCGTACGGTGCTGCAGGGGCATCCGACGTCTGCTACCGGCGGCTCGCCGCACCTGTCAAACCGCGTCGGCCTGCGGTATGGACCCGCGCATGTCGTACGAGTTCATCGGCTGGGAGCAGCGGGACCACGTCGTCACGGTCACGATCAACCGGCCGGAGGTGATGAACAGCCTCCACCCGGACGCCAACGAGGAGCTGTCGCAGGCGTGGGATCGCTTCGCGGCGGACGACGACCTCTGGGTGGGCATCCTCACCGGTGCGGGCGAGAAGGCGTTCTCGGCCGGCAACGACCTCAAGTGGACGGCGCAGCACGGCATGCCGCGCGTACCGCGCTCGGGCTTCGGCGGGCTCACGGCCCGCTTCGACCTGTGGAAGCCGATCATCGCGGCGGTGAACGGCTTCGCGCTCGGCGGCGGCCTCGAGATCGCGCTCGCCTGCGACGTCATCGTCGCCGCGGAGCACGCGACGCTCGGGCTGCCCGAGCCGCGCGTCGGGCTGCTCGCCGCCGCCGGCGGCGTGCACCGGCTGCCGCGCCACGTCCCGCTCAAGGTGGCGATGGGCATGATGCTGACCGGCAAGCCGATCACCGCGGCGGAGGGCCAGCGTCTCGGGCTCGTCAACGAGGTGGTGCCGAAGGGCGAGCTCCTGGCGACGGCGCAGCGTTGGGCCGCGACCATCGCCGAGTGCTCGCCGCTCTCCGTGCAGGCGACGAAGCAGGCGGCATACCAAGGGCTCGGGCGGCCGCTCGCGGAGGCGTTGACCGGCGACTATCCGGCGGTGGGACGCCTGTGGGCGAGCGAGGACGCGATCGAGGGCCCGCGCGCGTTCGCCGAGAAGCGCAAGCCGCAGTGGAAGGGCAGGTGACGGCCGTCGCGCCGCCGTGCGTCTCCTCTTCCTCAATCTGAACAAGAGCGTCGCCTTCGGCGGGATCGAGCGCTGGATGCTCGACACTGCGGAAGGCCTCGCCGCGCGCGGACACACGAGCGTACTCTCGGGACGGCCCGACGTGCCGTGGCTCGAGGTCGCGCGCCGCCGCGGCCTCACGGTGCGCGCCGACGCGCGCGGCACCTGGGCGCGGCGCCTGCTGCGGGTGCGCGAGGCGATGGTGGCCGAGCGGCCCGACGTCGTCGTCGTGAAGGGCAAGAAGCTGGGACGCATGGCCGCGTGGGCGCGCGCGACCGGCGCGCCGGGCCGGGTCGCGATGATGTTCGGGCTGACGCACGAGCTCGACGCCGGCCGCTGGATCGACCGCGTCACCTGGCGCGGCTGCGACGCCGGCATCGTGCTCGCGCACGGCGCGGCGCGCTGGTACGCCGACGCGGGGTTCGGGCCGCGGGAGAAGCTGCACGTCCTGTGGAAGGGCGTCGACCTGCCGCGCTTCGACGTCGCGCCGGCCGACGCCGCGACGGTGCGCGCCGAGATCGGTGTCGGCCCGGACACGCTGATGGTCGGCACGGTCGGCCGCCTCGCGTGGCAGAAGGGGCTCGACCGCCTGTTCACCGCGATCGGCCTGCTGCGGGAGCGCCTTCCCGACGCGAAGTTCGTCGTCGTCGGCGGCGGGGGCGACGCGCCGATCGTCGAGGCCGCGGCGGCGGAGCTGGGCGACCGCGTGCGCCTGCTCGGCCCGCGCGAGGACGTGCCCCGCGTCCTCGCCGCGCTCGACGTCGTGGTGCTGCCGTCGCGCTTCGAGGTGATGTCGCAGACGACGCTCGAGGGCATGGCCGCGGGACGCGCCGTCGTGTCGACGCGCACGATGGGCGCCGACGAGGCGATCGAGGACGGCACCAGCGGTGTCCTCGTCCCGGTCGACGACCCGCCGGCGCTCGCGGACGCGGTCGCCGCGCTGGCCGCCGACCCGGCGCGGCGTGCGGCACTCGGCGCGGCGGCGCGGCGGCGCGTCGAGACGCACTTCACGCTGCCGCGGATGCTCGACCGCTGCGAGCGGATCTTCGCCGCGGTCGCGGCCGATCGCCCGGCTCAGCTCTCCTTGGCGCGCGAGACGTAGGCGCCGGTCTCGGTGTCGACCTTGATCAGCTCGCCCTCGCTGATGAAGTTCGGCACCTGCACCACGAGGCCGCTCTCCATGGTGGCGGGCTTCAGGACGTTGGTGACGGTGGCGGTCTTCAGGCCCGGCGTGGTTTCGACCACGCGCAGGTCGACCGTCTTCGGCAGGCTCACGCCGATCGGCGTGGTCTCGTGGAACTCGACTTCGATGCGCGAGTTGGGCGTGAGATAGCCGACGGCGTCGCCGAGCTGCTCCTTGTCGAGGGCGATCTGGTCGAAGGTCTCGGTGTTCATGAAGTGGTAGTGGTCGCCGTCCTGGTAGAGGAACTCCATGATCTGCTGATCGAGCGTGGCGCGGTCGACCTTGTCCTCCGAGCGGAAGCGGTGCTCGGTCTGGCTGCCGGCCTTGATGTTGCGCAGCTTCGTCTGGACCATGCCGCGCCAGTTGCCGGGCGTGACGTGCACCACCTGCATGACGCGCCAGAGGGCGCCCTCGTGCGTGATGGTCATGCCGACGCGGAGCTGGGTGGCGGGGATGAGGGGCATGGGACGACCTCCTGGAGCGAAGCTGGGAACCCGGCTTGGTACCATCCGGGCCGCGGGTGGATCAACGCGGGGGCGGCTTCGGGGCCATGGTGACGAGGAGCACGAGCCGTCCGGGGCCGGAGTTGCGTACTCCATGCTCGGAGCCCGCGGGCGCGCACACGAGATCCCCCGGCCGCACCGTGCGCTCGTCGTCGTCGACGCGGATCGTGCCGCTGCCGTCGAGGACGAAGTAGAGCTTGTCGCCGACGGCATGGCGATGGCCGGCCTGCTCCTGGCCCGGCTCGAGGCAGTAGGCGTCACAGAAGAGGCCGTCGGTGTCGACGAGACCCACCTTCTGCATCTTGTCGGGGGCGAAGGCGACACGATCGGGCACGTGGAAGAAGCGCTCCATCGTGTCCCTCTAGCGCACGACGGCGACCGCTCCCAGGGCCGGAACTGGTCGAAAGCAGTGGTCTTTGACACCGACGCGGGGCGGCGCTACACGTCGGAAACCTCATGCCGAAGCCGATTGCGACGATTCCCGTCCCGCACATGGCGACGTCGGGGGACGAGGCGTTGCTCGCCGACGCGGTGGTGGTCACGCAGCTCGACCGCGCCATCGGGTGGGCGCGCAAGTACTCGCTCTTCCCGTATCCGTTCGCGACCGCATGCTGCGCGATGGAGTTCATGGCGCTCTCGATGTCGCCCTACGACATCGACCGCTTCGGCGCGCTGCTGCCGCGCTTCACGCCGCGCCAGGCCGACCTCCTCATGGTCATCGGCACGGTGACGATGCGTCAGGCGCCCATCCTGAAGCGGGTCTACGACCAGATGGGCGATCCGAAGTGGGTGATGGCGTTCGGCGCCTGCGCCTCGACCGGCGGCTTCTACGACAACTACGCGACGCTTCCGGGGATCGACCGCATCGTGCCGGTCGACGTCTACGTCCCCGGCTGTCCGCCGCGTCCGGAAGCCGTCCTCGACGGCCTCATGGCGCTCCAGCGTCGCATCCAGCGCTCCAAGCAGGAGCTGCGCGCGGGCGACGCCGCCTGATCCGCTGCCGATGACCGAGCGACTGCTGATGCGCTGCCGGGACATCCCCGGCCTCCGCTCCATCGACACCTACCTCCAGCACGGCGGTTACGAGGCGACGCGGACGGCGTTCGCGAAGTACCAGCCGCAGGAGCTGGTGGAGATGGTGAAGGCGTCGAACCTCCGCGGCCGCGGCGGTGCCGGCTTCCCCACCGGGATGAAGTGGGGCTTCCTGCCGAAACAGACCGAGAAGCCGGTCTATCTGGCGGTGAACGCCGACGAGAGCGAGCCGGGCACGTTCAAGGATCGCGTCATCATGGAGGAGGATCCCCACCAGCTGCTCGAGGGGATCATCATCACGGCCTACGCGATCAACTGCCACACCGCGTACATCTACATCCGCGGCGAGATGAAGTACGCGTACGACGTCCTCTGGGAGGCGATCCACGAGGCGTATGCGAAGGGCTGCCTCGGGAAGAACATCTTCGGCTCGGGCTTCGACCTCGACGTCGTCGTGCACCGCGGCGCCGGCGCCTACATCTGCGGTGAGGAGACGGGGCTGCTCGAGTCGCTCGAGGGCAAGCGGGCGTACCCGCGCATCAAGCCGCCGTTCCCCGCGACGCACGGGCTCTTCGGCTGCCCGACGATCGTCAACAACGTCGAGACCATCGCCTGCGTGCCCCATATCGTCCTGCGCGGCGCCGACTGGTTCCGCTCGATCGGCCCCGAGAAGAGCCCCGGCCCGAAGCTCTTCTGTGTGTCCGGCCATGTCGTCCGGCCGGGCGTCTACGAGCTGCCGATGGGGACGCCGCTGCGCGAGATCATCTATGACCACTGCGGCGGCATCCCGAACGGCCGCGTGCTGAAGGGGGTCATCCCCGGCGGCGCCTCGATGCCGATCTTCACCGCCGACGAGATCGACGTCCCGATGGACATGGACTCGGTGCAGAAGGCCGGGTCGTTCCTCGGCTCCGCCGGCGTCATGGTGATGGACGACAGCGTCTGCATGGTGTGGGCGTGCTACGTCCTCTCGAAGTTCTTCCACCACGAGTCGTGCGGCCAGTGTACCCCGTGCCGCGAAGGGACGGGGTGGCTCGAGAAGGTCCTGCACGGCCTCGAGTACGGCGGCGGACACGCGAGCGATGCCGATCTCCTGCTCAACATCGCCGGCAACATGATGGGCAACACCATCTGCGCGCTCGCCGACGCCGCGGCGATGCCGGTCCGCGCCTTCGTCACCAAGTTCCGCTCGGAGTTCGAGCAGCACGCCGCGCTCGGCCGCTGTCCGATGCGCCCCGACGCCGCCCCGGAGCCCCGCGCCCATGCCCACGGTTGAGATCGACGGCCGCAAGATCGAGGTCGAGGACGGCCGCACGGTCATCGAGGCCGCCGACCAGGCCGGCATCGAGATCCCGCATTACTGCTGGCATCCCGGGCTGTCGATCTCGGGCAACTGCCGCATGTGCCTGGTCGAGATCGAGAAGGCGCCGAAGCTCCAGATCGCCTGCAACACGCGCGTCACCGACGGCATGGTGGTGCACACGAAGAGCGAGAAGACGACGACGGCGCAGAAGGCCGTCCTCGAGTTCCTGCTCATCAATCACCCGATCGACTGTCCGGTGTGCGACCAGGCGGGCGAGTGCAAGCTGCAAGAGTACTACATGGACTACGACCGCCAGCGCAGCCGCGTGCCGCTGGGCAACAAGGTCAAGAAGTCCAAGGCGATCCCGATCGGCAAGCACGTCATGCTCGATCAGGAGCGCTGCGTGCTCTGCGCACGCTGTACGCGCTTCCTCGACGAGGTCACGCACACGAGCGAGCTCGGCATCTTCCAGCGCGGCGACCACAGCGAGATCGATCTCGCACCCGGCAAGACGCTCGACAATCCGTATTCGGCCAACGTCGTCGACATCTGTCCCGTCGGCGCGCTCACCAACCGCGACTTCCGCTTCCAGGCGCGCGTCTGGTACCTCGAGCGCACGGAATCGGTATGCGGCGGCTGCGCCAACGGCTGCAACATCGAGATATACCATCGCGAAGGTCGCATCTTCCGCTTCCAGCCGCGCGCCAACATGGCGGTGAACGACTACTGGATGTGCGACGCCGGTCGATCGTCGGCGTACGGCCTCCAGGGCGAAGGTCGCCTCCAGCAGGCGCTGCTGCGCGGCGAGGAGGCGTTCGTGCCGACGCTGTGGGCGGACGCGGTCGACGCCGTGGGTCGCCGGCTCGTCGAGACCGCCGACCGGCGCGGCGGGCAGGCGATCGGCATCGTCGTCTCGGCGCAGGCCTCGAACGAGGAGATCTTCCTGGCCCGGCGTCTTGCCGGGGCGCTCGGCGCGCGGCTCGCCGGCGTCTCCGTCTCGCCGGCCGGCGCGTACCATGACGCCTTCCTCATCAAGGCCGACAAGAACCCGAACACGCAGGGACTGCGCGCGCAGGGCGTCGATCTCGGCGCCGGCGTCGGCGCGCTGACCGAGGCCGCGGGGCGCGGCGAGCTCGAGGCGCTCGTGCTGGTGCGCTCGGACGTACTGGCGGAGACGACGGCAGGGCCGGCGCTCGAGACGCTGCCGTATTTGGCGGTGCTCGACAGCGGGCACGTCGCGGAGCTCCAGTACGCGAGCGCCGTGCTGCCGATCGGCACCTACGCCGAGAGCGACGGCACATTCACGAACCACGCCGGCCGCGTGCAGCGCTTCCAGCGCGCGGTCGCGGCGCCGGGCGAGGCGCGCCCTGGGTGGCAGGCGCTCGCCGACCTCCTCGCCGTCGTCACCGGGGCGCCGGCGCCGGCAACGGCGGCTGACGTCTTCGCCGCGCTGGCGGCCGAGGGCGGGGCGTTCGCGGGTCTCGATCACGCCGCCTTGGCGTCGTCGGGCCAGCCGCTGCGAGCCTGAGCGGCGCGCGGCCGAGTCGCGCCAGGAGCCACGTTGCGGCGGCGGCATCGGTGACGCCGAGGCCGCGTAGGACTCGACGCACGTGCGCCGGGGATGCCGCCTCCAGCCGGCGCTCGAGGGCGGCCGCGGCGCCGGCCGGTGCGAGGCGCTGCGCGAGGGCGCGCAGGGCACCGGCGTCGCCGCCGACGCCGCAGAGGCGGCCGAGGAGCCGCAGCGGAATGGTGGCGACGGCCGCGGCCGGCGGAAACGTGCGCAGGCTCCGTGCGCAGGGGCACGGCACGCCGAGGGTCAGCAGCCCGTCGAGCGCCGCTGCGGCGCCGGGTTGACTGGCGGCCTGGAGGAGGAGCGCGGTCGCGAGGTCCTCCCACAGCGACGTCCCGCAGAGGACGCGATCCCTGGCCGGGGCGCGGTCGAGCTGGAGGGCGCGCCGCATGCGCGCGGCGAGCGGCGCCAGCACCTCGGGCTCGGCGGCGCCGCGGCCGGTCACGCGCAGGACGGCGCCCAGCCGCGCCGGACGCACCGTGAGACGAAAGACCCGTCCGTCGGCCGACGCCTCCGCGCGCTCGAGGCGTGCCCCGCGGCCGAGAGGCCAGCGGTACGGCGGCAGGAGCAGCGTCGACGCCGTGAGGAGCGCCGCGCGCGGGGGCAGTGCTGCCCGCGAGGTGAGGACGATCTCGGCCTGCTCGCGTCTCATGCTGCGCATCTGCGCGACGGCGTTGACTTCACGGGAACGCGCCGTCCATAGTGCCGCAGGACTCCGACACGATGCGCCCGACGCCCGAACAGCACCGCGAAGCCCTCGCCGCCCACTCCGACCGTCTCGCCCGCCATCTGCGGGGCGACCTCGCCGCCGATTCCTGGCGGCCGGTGCGGCTCTCCTACGGCCTCTACTATCAGCTCGATCACACGAGCCACATGCAGCGCATCAAGGTTCCGGGCGGCTACCTCACCGCGGACCAGATGGACGTGCTGGCGGAGGTCACCGACCTCTACGGACGCGGCGTGAGCCACGTCACCACGCGCCAGGACCTGCAGATCCACTGGGTCCCGGTCGAGCAGATCGGCGACATGTACGAGCGCCTGCTCGCGGTCGACATCACGACGCGCGGCGCATGCGCCGATGCCGTCCGCAACGTCACCGGCTGTCCGTACGCGGGCGTCGCGCCCGACGAGCCGTTCGACGTCACCCCCTACTACCTGGCCATCCACGAGTACTTCCTCTTCAATCCGCTCAACCTGACGCTGCCGCGCAAGTTCAAGATCGCCGTCGAGGGCTGCCCCGAAGACTGCGCACAGTGCCCGATCAACGACATCGGCGTCTACGCCAAGGTCCGTGACGGCAAGCAGGGCTTCTCGGTATGGGCCGCCGGCGGGCTCGGCGCGCAGCCGTTTCTCGCCGTCCAGGCGGCCGAGTTCGTCCCCGCCGACGACATCCTCATCTGGTGCGAGGCGATCGTGCGCGTCCATCATCGCCTGGGCGAGCGCAAGAACCGCAGCCGCGCGCGTCTCAAGTACGTGGCGAAGAAGCTCGGGCCGGAGAAGTTCCGCGCCAGCATCGAGGCCGAGGTCGCGCGCATCGAGGCGGAGCGGGGCGCATCGCTGCGCACCGAGATCCGCACCTTCGTCGGCGAGTACGCGATCGCGCCGGTCGCCGTACCGAGGCCGACGGCCGCGGCGCCCGCGCCGGGCTTCGACCGCTGGCGCGCGACCAATACGCGGCCGCAGCGTCAGGCCGGGTTCCGCGCCGCGCTGGTCCAGCTCCCCCTCGGCGACATCACCGCCGACCAGATGCGCGAGGTCGCGGCGATCACCCGTCGCCACGGCAACGCCACGCTGCGCACGACGAACGACCAGAACCTCGTGCTGCCATGGATACCCGAGGCGGCGTTGCCGGCGGTCCACCGCGAGCTCGTCGCCTGCGGCCTCGGCAATCCGGACGTCTCGACCGTGCACGACG
The genomic region above belongs to bacterium and contains:
- a CDS encoding tRNA (guanosine(46)-N7)-methyltransferase TrmB, with product MADRRLSPIPWHAVFGDDRPVEFEIGPGRGEILLAWARAARETNFFAVEHASGMATELAGRAAAAGLANVRVVGGDARCVVRRLVPDASVAAYHIYFPDPWPKTRHRQRRLFSDRAFAPALRRTLRPDGRVHVASDLPALHAAMCGALVEAGFVRDDVTPPPRLRPTTKFERKYAAAGTWYACFRRGD
- a CDS encoding transglycosylase SLT domain-containing protein, with product MVPTICDAVGAPIPGLSGVRPAPTPVPFAEVLRNLRLRPTTTGVAAPGGVTARTATLPAGFAPRIGRPSAPAPGSSGVGALVPSPFPMLPSPLRTASSDETVAVPAAATDDTAAATPRDAGRRRDTDGLVAEIHRSARSAGVDPALSVAVARAESSLDPTARSADGLSKGTFQVTWYTEAEMKKKIARGTVERPEGSDDVALGVGYLRYLHDLFGREAKLGGGLATTPIVDPSERRLFAVAAYNAGEGRVARAQARAERAGLDPTDFDHVRPFLPRITQGYVTRVTQYTGEERARPTLA
- a CDS encoding alpha/beta hydrolase, which produces MPLQHRTIETNGVRLHCVVDGSGPLVVLLHGFPEFWYSWRHQIAALAPHFTVVAPDLRGYNESEKPAQVAAYAIDELVADVEGIIRAFGQERAVIVGHDWGGGVAWTFAMERPAMTRKLVVMNCPHPAVLAQHFQGNLRQLARSWYMFFFQIPWLPEFLMGLQHAWPVGNAVRQSAIQKEAINDEDVQRLRDAASHAGALRSAINYYRAAFRDPNAQAALPAFVRRFLHGDRELPPPRRTFDDWPKITCPTMLIWGEQDVALGKELTFGLEPLVPGGIDVRYVPDSGHWVQQERPDLVNRWLLEFLGELAPAASANEPGLPGGPSPAPA
- a CDS encoding enoyl-CoA hydratase/isomerase family protein, producing MSYEFIGWEQRDHVVTVTINRPEVMNSLHPDANEELSQAWDRFAADDDLWVGILTGAGEKAFSAGNDLKWTAQHGMPRVPRSGFGGLTARFDLWKPIIAAVNGFALGGGLEIALACDVIVAAEHATLGLPEPRVGLLAAAGGVHRLPRHVPLKVAMGMMLTGKPITAAEGQRLGLVNEVVPKGELLATAQRWAATIAECSPLSVQATKQAAYQGLGRPLAEALTGDYPAVGRLWASEDAIEGPRAFAEKRKPQWKGR
- a CDS encoding glycosyltransferase, with amino-acid sequence MRLLFLNLNKSVAFGGIERWMLDTAEGLAARGHTSVLSGRPDVPWLEVARRRGLTVRADARGTWARRLLRVREAMVAERPDVVVVKGKKLGRMAAWARATGAPGRVAMMFGLTHELDAGRWIDRVTWRGCDAGIVLAHGAARWYADAGFGPREKLHVLWKGVDLPRFDVAPADAATVRAEIGVGPDTLMVGTVGRLAWQKGLDRLFTAIGLLRERLPDAKFVVVGGGGDAPIVEAAAAELGDRVRLLGPREDVPRVLAALDVVVLPSRFEVMSQTTLEGMAAGRAVVSTRTMGADEAIEDGTSGVLVPVDDPPALADAVAALAADPARRAALGAAARRRVETHFTLPRMLDRCERIFAAVAADRPAQLSLARET
- the efp gene encoding elongation factor P produces the protein MPLIPATQLRVGMTITHEGALWRVMQVVHVTPGNWRGMVQTKLRNIKAGSQTEHRFRSEDKVDRATLDQQIMEFLYQDGDHYHFMNTETFDQIALDKEQLGDAVGYLTPNSRIEVEFHETTPIGVSLPKTVDLRVVETTPGLKTATVTNVLKPATMESGLVVQVPNFISEGELIKVDTETGAYVSRAKES
- a CDS encoding cupin domain-containing protein, with translation MERFFHVPDRVAFAPDKMQKVGLVDTDGLFCDAYCLEPGQEQAGHRHAVGDKLYFVLDGSGTIRVDDDERTVRPGDLVCAPAGSEHGVRNSGPGRLVLLVTMAPKPPPR
- the nuoB gene encoding NADH-quinone oxidoreductase subunit NuoB; translation: MATSGDEALLADAVVVTQLDRAIGWARKYSLFPYPFATACCAMEFMALSMSPYDIDRFGALLPRFTPRQADLLMVIGTVTMRQAPILKRVYDQMGDPKWVMAFGACASTGGFYDNYATLPGIDRIVPVDVYVPGCPPRPEAVLDGLMALQRRIQRSKQELRAGDAA
- the nuoF gene encoding NADH-quinone oxidoreductase subunit NuoF is translated as MTERLLMRCRDIPGLRSIDTYLQHGGYEATRTAFAKYQPQELVEMVKASNLRGRGGAGFPTGMKWGFLPKQTEKPVYLAVNADESEPGTFKDRVIMEEDPHQLLEGIIITAYAINCHTAYIYIRGEMKYAYDVLWEAIHEAYAKGCLGKNIFGSGFDLDVVVHRGAGAYICGEETGLLESLEGKRAYPRIKPPFPATHGLFGCPTIVNNVETIACVPHIVLRGADWFRSIGPEKSPGPKLFCVSGHVVRPGVYELPMGTPLREIIYDHCGGIPNGRVLKGVIPGGASMPIFTADEIDVPMDMDSVQKAGSFLGSAGVMVMDDSVCMVWACYVLSKFFHHESCGQCTPCREGTGWLEKVLHGLEYGGGHASDADLLLNIAGNMMGNTICALADAAAMPVRAFVTKFRSEFEQHAALGRCPMRPDAAPEPRAHAHG
- a CDS encoding (2Fe-2S)-binding protein, with translation MPTVEIDGRKIEVEDGRTVIEAADQAGIEIPHYCWHPGLSISGNCRMCLVEIEKAPKLQIACNTRVTDGMVVHTKSEKTTTAQKAVLEFLLINHPIDCPVCDQAGECKLQEYYMDYDRQRSRVPLGNKVKKSKAIPIGKHVMLDQERCVLCARCTRFLDEVTHTSELGIFQRGDHSEIDLAPGKTLDNPYSANVVDICPVGALTNRDFRFQARVWYLERTESVCGGCANGCNIEIYHREGRIFRFQPRANMAVNDYWMCDAGRSSAYGLQGEGRLQQALLRGEEAFVPTLWADAVDAVGRRLVETADRRGGQAIGIVVSAQASNEEIFLARRLAGALGARLAGVSVSPAGAYHDAFLIKADKNPNTQGLRAQGVDLGAGVGALTEAAGRGELEALVLVRSDVLAETTAGPALETLPYLAVLDSGHVAELQYASAVLPIGTYAESDGTFTNHAGRVQRFQRAVAAPGEARPGWQALADLLAVVTGAPAPATAADVFAALAAEGGAFAGLDHAALASSGQPLRA
- a CDS encoding nitrite/sulfite reductase; its protein translation is MRPTPEQHREALAAHSDRLARHLRGDLAADSWRPVRLSYGLYYQLDHTSHMQRIKVPGGYLTADQMDVLAEVTDLYGRGVSHVTTRQDLQIHWVPVEQIGDMYERLLAVDITTRGACADAVRNVTGCPYAGVAPDEPFDVTPYYLAIHEYFLFNPLNLTLPRKFKIAVEGCPEDCAQCPINDIGVYAKVRDGKQGFSVWAAGGLGAQPFLAVQAAEFVPADDILIWCEAIVRVHHRLGERKNRSRARLKYVAKKLGPEKFRASIEAEVARIEAERGASLRTEIRTFVGEYAIAPVAVPRPTAAAPAPGFDRWRATNTRPQRQAGFRAALVQLPLGDITADQMREVAAITRRHGNATLRTTNDQNLVLPWIPEAALPAVHRELVACGLGNPDVSTVHDVVSCPGMDYCSLAITRSMGMAERLRAALPDDAETGEDVALRLGRFGIKISGCPNSCGQHHVGDIGLTGHSVTEADGRQHPYYSILVGGSVGEGQARVGARLGRFREEDAPIAIAALVRHFDAERQNGETFPQFVQRVGSKALGAIAAAAKETPAA